The following DNA comes from Synechococcus sp. CC9616.
TATTCCCAAAGGAGTAGAAGCAAACATCCAACGCATCGCCGCTTCCAAGTTGTGGAGCTGTTTCAACATTTCCATTGAGAATCGTTGTCCATTCTTCGCCTGTGATTCCTTTGATTTCTGCAACGAAAACACCGCCGAGAATGTCACCATAAAATTGTTTTGAAATCTCCATGTCGTCAACATTGATGCCTACGTGTTGAACAGCATCTTGGTTTAAATACTTTCTGAGGGTCATTATTTGTGAAAGCTTTTTATCCTTTTAGCGCCTGAAATGTCCTCGCGTTGTTGGCTGTGAACAGTTTGAGGGGCGCGTTTGGAAGCATTACGGGAAGGGCTGTTGGACACCAAATAAGAATAGTGCGTCTAGAGCTAATTAATTGATTGTGTTTTTTATGCATTGTTTGGGATTTTGCCAAAGCTGCTATGGATTGATATCATCCGTTTTGCTATTGAATATTGCATTGATCAATGCGCCTTAAAGCCGTCATTGCTTGTTGTTGATAAACGATTACGTTTCTACCGTTTCAGGTGATCTCTGAAATGATATCCAGAATGTCAGTTGCCTACGATTCAAGAACTTCAAATTCTTTGCGTAATGCCCTAGCGTCCTGAATACGTTGCTTTTGAGCCAGACTTCTTAATTGCTTGTTAAGCCATAACTTAAGTCGTGGCTTATTCAATCTGTCTTTGTCCTCCTCAAATTGCTGAGGCTCTCCGAATGGAATCGTCATCATTAAATTTTTAGTACAGATTAAGGCAACAACGGTCTGCAACCGCTGCTGGATAACGTGTTTTGGGATTGCTTTTAGTTGAGCTTCACTGGAGTCACGCGTGCAACACCGATTTTGCCTTGGCCAGCGGCTGAAATCAGCATTGCAAGTTCTTCAGTAGAGAAGGTTTTGTTGTCCTGTCCTTTCAACGTCGCCCATTGAAAGCAAGGTCTTTGAGTTGAGGAGTTTGCAGCATTCGTCACCAATGCCTCTGCGACCGACTTGGCGTCCTCTCCTGTTTGTTCGCTGAGGTACACCACTGTTGCCAGTATCGGCGCTTCCCTGTCTCCGAAAGCGATGGTAACCAGGTAGGCGAAAGGTTGTGAGTCGCTCAAAAGTTTGGTTGTGCGGCTCTTCGACGTTAGTTCTCGAGCACTGCTCTGCCCTCTTTTTATTTGATCAGGAGTTGCAGGGGTTGGCCTTGCATCGTGTTCTGGGCTGTTTGGTAGCGTCTTGGCCTTGCAGCTGTTGCGATCCTCAGCCTCTTCCGTAAAACTGACTTGTATTAGCTAAGGGACAGTGTTTAGATCTGATTCGTCCAACCGGTTTCTTTTCCTGTAATCATCATTCGATGACTGATCCAGACAAGCCCAGGGCCCTGAGTTATACGGAAATGATGAATGGTGGTCGTCAGCGGCTTGATCAGGAAGCCCATCATCGTGAGCTTGATCTGCGGGATCGGGTTGAGGAGCTGGAACGAAAGGTCGAGCATCTCGAGAAAGCTCTCCAGTATCAGAAACGCAAAGCACGTCGTTTTCAACCAATTGATTCGTCTGATGAATGATGTCCTTTAATGCCTGTTCTGTGTAGCAACAAGAATTTGCGGCACCTCTCTAAACATATCCTGGCTTGCATAGAAAATATGGGTAGTCAATTTTAATTATTTTCATGTCCTCAATCAGTGATCTTCATTACATCACTTCTCAAGATGCAAAAAAGAAAGTATCTAAGTGAGGTTCTGCTTGCCTCAATTTGATTACCTCTTGATATCAGGAGCTGGGCCTGGCCCTCGCTCCGGCAGAGGATGAGGGCCAGTTGCAGTCCAGCCACCGATGGGTTCTGGGGGCCACCGGCTGAGAGAACCGCAATGGCGTGGTTCCCACCTCAACACCTTGGCTCGGGAGACGATGTCAGCGTCGATCGAATGCTGCTTTGCGCTATGTGAAAAGTACTCTCGCTGGGATGTACATGCCTGGGTGTTGAGTGCTGAATGAATCGTCTGTTTGTGCTTCGTGATCCATGCAGTTAGGGATTGATGGATTTATGGAGAGAGCTAGTCACCACATCACGTCAGTCGCTCCAAAAAGCTCGAGCCCTTCGGCAGTGTATTTTTCACCAGCTTGGCTGATCAATTTTAAGGCGTGAATTGTCGCTACATAATCTCTCGTGCACGGTATGAATTCGGTTTTGGCTTTAGCGGTATCCCACAGGCATGAGTGCATTTGTTTTCTGAGTTTAATTTTTCCAGAGAAGTTTGTCAGCTTGTCTTGTTCGTCTTCATCGGTGATGATGATGCCTTCGCATATTAATTCTCTCTGTGAAATCTTGCCGTTATTGTCTGGATCTTGAAAAAATTTGATATTGGTTGATGCAGTATCTGTTGGGACTAAATTTATTTAGCCAAGGGCTCCACTCTATGGTTTAATCGACTTGTTGAAATCGAAAGTTTCCAGTGATTAGCTTTGGGAAGCTTTGATTTTGCGGTTTTGGTGGGCATGTGGAATTGACGAGATGGACCTTTGGCAGTGATCTCCTAGACCAGCATCAGTGTCGATCATCTTCTTGTATAGGGCATCCCTCTTTTGGGGGATGTGGTAACAATTGAATTTAATCTTGTGGCCAGGTGTGTGAGGCCATTGCATCCATGCATCTTTTTAATTTGCATGCTCCACTGCCTTGGTTTTTGTGTTGTCGAGAGGATGCAGAACATTGGCCATCTTCCACGCACTGGTCACGAGTTGAGAAATAGATGCATCGCTGAAGGCTGTCCCGCTCTCTTTGGCCGACGAATCAAATGTGACAGCTTTTTGGGTCAACCGGCATAACAAGCCGCAACTTGCCGAAACATTCTGTTACAAATTACTCTGCAACACACTCGCCTCATGGATGACGCAAGATTCGGCTTTTCTTCTTTTGCCGAGCAGTGGAATGGACGCCTAGCCATGATGGGCTTTGTTATTGGCCTGTCCACAGAGCTTCTTACGGGTCAAGGCATCCTTCAACAGATCGGTCTCGGCTGAAAACGTGCAGGAACCTGATTTTTGGGTACCCGAAACAAGCGCCGGTCATCGGCGCTTGTTTTATTCGGGTCTTGTGATTGCTGTTTTTGGCGTTGGAGCCAATACGGTTGTTCGCTATCTCTGGGAATCAATCAAGAGCCTCAACAATGTCTTTTGAGGCTTGTACTTAGACTAATCATGTCTTGCTTAAATTGGCTTTTCACAAGTTGGGTTTATGTGTCCTAAGGGCTTGAATGAAAACTTTCTCAGCTCCGATTTCTGTTAATTTGATTTCATCTTCAGCAAGGTTTGAGCTCTTTCGTTTTTATTTGAACTAATTCAAGCGGGTTGATGTTTGCCCATGGCTGGAATGATAAGATGTTTAAGTGAGGATGTTATTTGTGACCAATTTTCAACTCTAGGAAGATTGCGCTTATTGAATTTGCTTTTTTATAGCTTTTCTTGTGTTCTTTCGATTGTTACTTCTGTTGTTTTTTGTCAGACGCTTTCGGAGTGATTAATGTTTGAGGATGTATCGTCCAAAGCTGTGAAAAGGTTTTTGATCCTGGGTATTTTGCTCCTTTCATCATCTCCGGTCTTGGCTGAGAGTTTGCAACAAAGGGTCCAGAATGTTTGTGGAAAAGATCCATCGCTATGCGGTTATATCGGATTTACCTCTGGAATTAT
Coding sequences within:
- a CDS encoding high light inducible protein encodes the protein MDDARFGFSSFAEQWNGRLAMMGFVIGLSTELLTGQGILQQIGLG